The Neurospora crassa OR74A linkage group V, whole genome shotgun sequence sequence GTGTTTGACGTTCACACTACCTTGATGACATGAGGGATATGTCAAGGGACCCTACTACTGGGGCTGTGGACCAGTAGGTATGAAGGTATAGTAGTTTCACTTGTGAGGATACGCTCTGGTATGGCGATGGAACAACGTTTTGCTTTTGGCGGTAATGACTGGTCTCTGACGGATTTACGAAACTGATATTCTAATTTTCTGACCCTTATGTTGAGAGATCTCAGTCAGATGGACCTAACGAGAAGAAAACACGTCCTACCTTCTCAGATATAAGGGTCAGTGCACTCTGCAAGGCGAACCACCTGTGATAATAACGAAGGGGAAAACAAGACCGATAACAAACACTTTCATAAATCATGTCCTGTTCGAGGCTTTAAGATGTGATTTCAAACCCCTACCAAAGCAACACAGAAGACCTTCAGAAGCATAACAATCTCGAGCACTAGAAGCCCTTGGAAGTAACACCATCCTAGTAATTTTTCAGCTTTGAAAGGTAGGCATTTCTTTCAGAATACCCATGAACGGATCAGACCAATGAAAATCCACGAATTCTGTGCTATGACTTCATCCCAGAATCCGCTTTAGACTACCACCCGGCATCtgtttcccccctccccaatcTCAGCCGTTTCAGGCGTTCTCATGCCGACGGACCATAGGTCGTCCGTTCAGTTTCCGAATTGATGCCAAGTATCTCTAGTTTTCTTGTCGGCCTCGTTCATAGCGCCTCCAACATTCCAAGGTGATGCTTGCTGGACATGATTGGAAGCGAAACAAAAGTCAAGCCCTGTTCTCGTGATTGTGATACAATAGCAGGCACGGTACGGTTAGATCATTCGTTCCGGCATTTCTGTTTGTCACACGTCACGTAGACTAGAAGCCTTGGGCAGGGATGGAGAAAAATGAGAGGCCTCCCGCTACTAGGTGGCTCTGGTACCTAGTTCTGGTTCGACAAGTGCCGAGAGGAGGAGATCAAGGTGGATCAAGGCAGGGAAACGTGGGATATCAGGAGGATTCAAGTACCGTTGGACCAACTATGAGCTGTTTACAACCTGAGCCAATGTATACCAGGATACATCCACGTGCAGAAATGGAAAACATGGAAATGAAATGTGGAAGTTGTTTGAAATCACCGAAAAGGAAACATGAGCCAAAGGAAGTGTTCACTGGAGTGTGTAGTGGCTTGCCAAGAAAAGGGTGACCTTGATGACGAGAGACTGCCATCCAGTCCTGTATAGGACCATGCAGGAACTGGGTGAGCTTGGGTAGGCTTGGGTGAAGCATCATATCGGaaaagatggtggtgatgaggaagggCTTGATTGATGTGAGTCTGCCGCGGTGTGTGGTACAGTGGTATCTATGGAGGGTGTGTTGATGCGCGGTGTGAGGAAACGGTTTTGTCATCTCGCGTCAGGTTTTGCGCTCAGTTTTGAAGTGAGAGGGGGATAACGAGCGGTGACTTGATaaagtgatgatggtggtgggtgatATATCACGGTTATGTCCTCCCACAATCAAAATCTGGTCTGAcctccttatttttatttcaTCATTCTTCTCAACATCGTGGTCACGGACAAACaagccaacaccaccaccatctagAAGTGGGAGATCACGAGTGATTTTCTTCGCAAACCTACCTCAATCGACTACACCATCGACGGTCAGATCaaacagaagaaaaaaaatcgcCCAAGATGATCCTGGTAgacatcatctccatcatcCTCCGCGTTGCGGAGCTTGCATTCGCATCCATCGTTGCTGCCCTTAACGGGCGCTTCCTGCACGCCGCTCGCGGCAACTCACCATGGGATCTCGGCCGACACATTTATACTGAAGTGGTGGCGGGCTTGTCCATTCTCTTTGCCATCGTCTGGCTGTTTCCGTTCTCGAGCTCGTTCATCCACTGGCCCATGGACCTGGTCATTTCTGTCATGTGGTTTGTGAGCTTTGGGCTGTTGGTAAATTGGTTGCATGGGGTTTGCGGGTAAGTGTCTCAGGCTTTCACCAGCAAGTGAAGGGGGTGCTGACGAGTGGGCAGATATGTCTTTGATTGGGATAATGTTGGCTTTAATGGTGTGGGCTGTGGTGAGTGGAAGGCTACAGTTGCTTTTGCCTTTCTCAGCGCCATTTGTTGGCTTGTTAGTGCTTTGGTTGGGTAAGTTTTATcacctcttttcttccaagGTATGTCCAGATGCTAACATATGGAATAGTCTCTACTGGGTTCGTCGCCATACCCCCGCTCCTGTTGATGCGGGATATCGTCGCCGCCGCTGGTATCGTTCTCGCGTCTAAATCCAGGTGCTTGCCTTTGAGTGTTGGATGTGGGAGCTTCGCCTACGGAAAGATGACAGATGGTTCGATGACTTTCACCGAGGCGCAATGCCCGTCTTGCTTCCCCCAACTACATACTGTTAATTTTGGACTGGAGCTGTTTTGTTGAAGACTGATGGACGGAAATGATACCCGGAATGGATCTGGACCGCGCTAATGATGTGCTGTTTGGACCCCACTCTTCAATCGCATCTCTCTTTACCCCTGAGCAACAGCTGGAATGACGGACGTTTATGGAGACCTTCTGGGATGATAATGACGGAAAACGGGCCGTACATGTTGTAATTGGCCGCCATGTTGCttgcttcttggcctcgCGTGCGAGCTGAAACACTTAAGAATCCAGTTTACTATACTCCTTTGCATAAACATCTCGTTGATCGTAATATCTTCCTGGTCTTAATTGTAGGCGACTAAATTTGTCTCCAGCATTTTGGTTGGAAGGAACCTGGGAAAGGTCGCATTGAAGCTGCGTCATTGGTGTAGGGCTGAAGTGGGACACTA is a genomic window containing:
- a CDS encoding integral membrane protein, with translation MILVDIISIILRVAELAFASIVAALNGRFLHAARGNSPWDLGRHIYTEVVAGLSILFAIVWLFPFSSSFIHWPMDLVISVMWFVSFGLLVNWLHGVCGYVFDWDNVGFNGVGCGEWKATVAFAFLSAICWLVSALVGLYWVRRHTPAPVDAGYRRRRWYRSRV